In the Sporosarcina sp. ANT_H38 genome, one interval contains:
- a CDS encoding ABC transporter substrate-binding protein — protein MKKFHLILLTAALALLTACTSDSKDTTKKEDVSNSESNATEKDEKADDVYSLENDGVDEKALTEAISQFPTEVPERVITTSVPLTEMLHLLGVTPVGVPTSTNPIPTDFEKIQRVGSPMQPDLEVLTDLKPDLILGAESLRSTLDKSLEGIDLKTGYLPTDSLDDLKLSFKALGTYFNKTDEMNTVLSGLLDKENELAAQGKGKEMPSVMLMIGASDSFMVMSEGSYLGSLVNKLGADNIATSVLKVTDTYSPINMEDVVAADPDIILVLASGDHGASEEMFKKEVESNTTWTKLSAYKNDKIQILDYNIFGVTSISNAEQALTQIATYFYE, from the coding sequence TTGAAGAAATTCCACTTAATTTTACTAACCGCAGCTCTAGCTTTACTAACTGCATGCACGTCCGATTCAAAAGATACTACTAAAAAAGAGGACGTATCGAATTCCGAAAGTAACGCAACGGAGAAGGATGAAAAAGCTGACGACGTTTATAGCTTGGAGAACGACGGTGTAGATGAAAAAGCGTTAACTGAAGCGATTAGTCAATTTCCTACGGAGGTGCCGGAGCGCGTAATAACTACGTCGGTACCATTAACAGAGATGCTACATTTGCTCGGAGTTACTCCAGTTGGTGTACCAACCTCTACAAATCCTATACCAACAGACTTTGAAAAGATTCAGCGAGTAGGCTCACCTATGCAGCCAGATCTTGAAGTCTTAACTGATTTAAAACCAGATTTGATTCTTGGTGCGGAATCACTTCGAAGCACGTTGGATAAGAGTTTAGAAGGCATAGATTTAAAAACAGGTTACTTACCAACAGATTCATTAGATGATCTAAAACTTAGCTTTAAAGCGTTAGGAACTTATTTCAATAAAACGGATGAAATGAACACAGTACTGAGCGGTCTATTGGATAAGGAAAATGAATTGGCAGCACAAGGTAAAGGGAAGGAAATGCCAAGTGTCATGTTGATGATAGGAGCTTCGGATTCGTTCATGGTGATGAGTGAGGGTTCTTATCTAGGAAGTTTAGTGAACAAATTAGGTGCGGATAATATTGCGACTTCCGTACTGAAAGTGACTGATACGTATTCCCCTATTAATATGGAGGACGTCGTGGCAGCAGACCCGGACATCATTCTTGTGTTGGCGTCAGGTGATCATGGTGCATCGGAAGAAATGTTCAAGAAAGAAGTGGAAAGCAATACAACTTGGACCAAACTTTCTGCTTATAAAAACGATAAAATTCAAATTCTAGATTACAATATCTTTGGCGTAACTTCAATCAGTAATGCAGAGCAAGCATTGACGCAAATCGCAACTTATTTTTATGAATAA
- a CDS encoding iron ABC transporter permease: protein MNKPRSGAIVLFTFSLTILAAVIAIGLGSVTIPVPEIIKTLFSATSTAVHDTIIWDIRLPRVLLAMIIGANIAISGALLQAVMGNPLADPGLTGVTSGAAFFVLIIMLAAPEYTQFIPIAAFVGGLLAATIVYALAWRRNGISPITIILSGVAVNALCGGGIGYLSIIYSDRLPSAVQWLNGSLAAKGNNALFMVFPYAIVGWILSIFAIRKANIIRMGDQVASNLGENVNRIRILLSILAVFLAAISVAAIGMIGFVGLVVPHMARLLVGSNYKYLLPMSMALGALVLMLADTGGRTLFSPLEIPAGILMAVIGGPYFLYLMRKGKF from the coding sequence ATGAATAAACCTCGAAGTGGGGCAATTGTACTCTTTACTTTTTCACTAACAATTCTTGCAGCTGTGATTGCCATTGGTTTAGGCAGTGTAACAATCCCGGTTCCAGAAATAATAAAAACGCTATTTAGCGCAACGTCTACAGCGGTTCACGATACCATCATATGGGATATTCGTTTGCCGCGTGTGTTATTGGCGATGATTATTGGTGCGAACATTGCAATTTCGGGTGCGTTATTGCAAGCCGTTATGGGTAACCCACTTGCAGATCCGGGCTTAACGGGTGTGACAAGTGGAGCAGCGTTTTTTGTACTCATAATTATGCTCGCGGCACCAGAGTATACGCAATTCATTCCAATAGCTGCTTTTGTAGGTGGTCTTCTTGCGGCAACCATTGTCTATGCCTTAGCGTGGAGACGCAATGGAATATCACCGATTACTATTATTTTGTCAGGTGTCGCAGTAAATGCGTTGTGTGGCGGTGGAATTGGTTATTTGTCAATCATCTATAGTGATCGACTTCCTTCTGCTGTCCAATGGTTGAACGGCAGTCTGGCTGCTAAAGGCAATAACGCCTTGTTTATGGTATTCCCATATGCAATTGTTGGTTGGATTTTGTCAATCTTCGCAATACGTAAGGCAAACATCATTCGAATGGGTGATCAGGTCGCATCGAATCTTGGTGAGAATGTGAACCGAATTCGAATATTATTGTCCATATTAGCTGTATTTTTAGCGGCTATATCCGTAGCAGCTATAGGAATGATTGGATTTGTTGGTCTAGTAGTACCACATATGGCTCGATTGCTAGTAGGTTCAAATTATAAGTATTTATTGCCAATGAGTATGGCACTTGGAGCGCTTGTATTAATGCTTGCGGATACTGGTGGACGAACATTGTTTTCCCCACTGGAAATACCGGCAGGCATACTGATGGCAGTCATAGGTGGACCTTATTTTCTATATTTGATGAGAAAGGGGAAATTCTAA